The window GGGCATCCAGCCGCCCCTGCTGTGCACGTCTCGTGGGGCCCCGCGCGCAGTGGCTGGTCGGTCTGGTTTCACCGTCTGTTTGTGTCGTGGTCCTGGCCGCCCTGATCGTCTTGGTTCTTCTTGGAGAGAGGGTGCAGCGTCAGGAGGTCTCTGGCTGCCTTCCCGCGTGCGCCGTTGGGTTTGATCAGCACGATCAGTACGAGCAGCGCGTACGAGCCTGCGATGGTGCAGGTAAGGATGAGAGCGGCGTTGGCGCCGCCGTGCAGAAGCTCATGAAGGGTCATCGCTAGCTTGGCGCGCAGCCCCCGGAGAGGCGCCCGGGACAAGCGTCGGGGGTTAGGGAGGGGAGCGACCGGGCGCAGGGTCGGTCGTGACCATGAGGAGATCGAAGCGTGTACTCGTAACAGTCATTACGGTGAGTCCTTGAGCAGGGGGCGGACTGGGAGTGGGCGATAGGCACTGCCGTGTCTTCGCTCTGTCCTCCATTACGTCCTGCTGGCGGTCACAGGTCATGTCACGGGGACTCGTACCTTGACAACCGGCTGTCTCTAATGCGTCTGCCTACTGGCTGCATGCCGTCCCACCTGCCGGGTGGGTGGCGGTGGTCCGCCCTGTAAACCTCACATTTAGCCCGGCTGGCGAGCCGCGTGCCGAGCCAGACCCTGTCTCGGGGGGCCGCCCGGGCGCGGCACGACTCGGCGTCCACGCCTACCCGTGTGACCTGGACAACGTGCCGAAGGCGGCGCCTGGTGCCGCTGGCAACGTTTCGCGTACCAATCGCGCACATGCGCCGTACCCCGACAGGGGTGCGAGGTGGATTCCTGCGGGCCGGCCTTACCCGGAGTGCGAGGACCGCGGCCCTCATCCGGCTCGGCATCGGCGCAGCCCTCTCGCGCTCAGACGACGGAGGGGCGCTGGGGATCGACCGGGTCGATCGCCCGCTCGTCGAAGAGGCTCTCGAGCGCCTCAAGGCCCTGTTCGCGCCGGTAGTCCTTCTCGGCCTTGGTGATCGGCAGCAGCCAGAGGATCCGCGCGTGGGCTGTGTCGTCCCATGCGCAGACTTCGTAGTCGGGGCCGTAGGGGTAGGGCAGGCTGATCAGGTAGTGGTCGCAGCGGGAGTCATCCAGCCACGGCCGGCCGATGGGGACGGTGTGTCCGACATCCAGTCGCTGGTGGTTCGGTCCGCAGTGGTAGTAGGCGTTCATGGAGACGCTCTCCAGGTTCAGCCACTCATCGCGTGGTGCTGCGAGGAAGAACTCCGTCCCGTGACCGTCCTGCTGGGTCGCAGCCCAGCAGCCGGACGTCACATAGACCCACCAGCCGCCCGGCCTGTTCGGGTGTACCCGGAACACACGAAAGTCGGGCACGCGCTCCGCGATCGGGCCTTCGGCTCCTGGGAGTTCATCGATGACCTGGCCGGGGAAATGCTGGTGCAGGTGCTCACGCAGGGCTGCTCGTGCTGCGAGGGCGGCGTCAACGGGCATGACCCGATCATGACAGCACCACGAACTATCGAGCAGGCCGGGCGCATGGTGGTTCCTGCTGCGAGTTCGGTGTGCCGGCTCACGCTACGCACCCCCAGCGACAAAGCAGCCCCGCTGCGCACCGCCTGTGAGGTCGCGGGCCCGGGCAGCACGTGTGTTGCTGCTGGTCAGTGGTGGCTGGAGGGGGTGGGGCGAGATGGCTGTGGGGTGTCGCTGTTGCAGGGGTGTTGTTGCATGAAGGGCGACGCTGTCTCAGTCGTAGGCGCGCGGGTGTGGGACGGTGGAGGGACAACGAGACCGGCCGACCGCCCCTTCGGGAGATGTCGGCCTTGTGGGGAGCGGGGCGTTGCCCCCATCACGGGCACCCGGCCCCCCGCCATCGTCGTTCACCCCTCTTGCTCGGGAGGGTGTTTCGCCTTTGGGCTCATCAACCCCCGGAAAGGGGCGCGCCCAGCATGAACATCACCACCACCATCGACGGCACCACTGCCTGTATCACTCCGCGCGGGGACATCGACTTTGACACCCTGCCCCCGCTGCGCACGGCGGCCGACACGCTCCCGGCACACGTGAGCGACCTGCTGTGGGACCTGAGCCACACGCCCTTCATGGACCTCGCAGGCCTTCACCTGCTGTTCACCCCGACCCTGGCAGCGCCTTACGGCCGCGGCCGCCGCACGAGCGTCACGGGCCTGCGCTCACAGCCCCTGCGCCTGCTGCTCCTGGCCGCCGACACGAACCCCGTCACCTTCGACCTCGCCCGTCTCCTGCCCGACACGCCTCCCACCGACGTCGGGTAGCCGGCCCCGAGCCCCGTTGATGCCGACCGGACGCCCGCCCGGCGGTCATGCGCGAAGCTTCGTGCCTCTTGCGAACGCAGCGAGGCTGACGTGTTGACCACCTCAGCGACATCTGACCGCAGGCCTGGAACTCCAGTTGAGAAGCTGGCTGCGTCAGCGAAAACACCGGAGGTGGACTACCAGCCGGACCTCCGGTCGTCGGCTGCGGGGTAGCTCCGGCGTGTCGTACCGCGCCCGGTCCGGCTGGTTCGGGATGACCGTCACAGACAGCGGCACCACCCCGTACATGTGGGTCAACGACGCCGACCGCGGACCTCGTTGGCCGATCACCTGAAGAAATGTGCCCGCTGCCATTCTGTTCGTCGTGTAGGCGGAGCTTGTCGGCGGCCTCTGGCCCTCATCCCTAGGGAGAGGGCCAGAGGCCGCCCTGGCATGGCAGGGCGATCACCGGTTGAGGAGGCCGCGGGCTGCTGACGAAGGCGAATCGCCGACGGCGCCCGGTGCGCGCATGCCGTATCGGGAAACGATCATGTCCGGCGCCGGTCACGGCCTCGTTCAGTGGTTCCAGCGGTGTTGCTCGGCTTCTCGGCGCCGGATCACGTACAGGTCGGCCATGGCCACGGCGGTGGATGCCGCGCAGAGCGCGGCCAGGGCGACGAACAGCGTCCGGTCGGGCTGGGAGGCCGGCTCTGCCTGCCAGGCGAGGACGGCGAATCCGGCGGCGCCCAGCACGAACAGCACCGCGAAGAGGCGAGACAGGAGGCGTCGGGCGGCCAGGTCGCTCTGCGCCCAGCGCGGTTCGCTGCCGGTGTGACGCCACCGGCGTGCCGCGGCCCGCGCCCGCCGGTCGGCCGCTCGCGCGTGCCAGCGCTGTGTCAGGTGATGGTGCGGGTGGTGCGGATAGGCCATGGCCTGGTCCTTTCCGGTGTCTCACCTGGCGGTGTCGTGGGTGCGCCTGGCGCCGGTTGGCCGGTGCCGTCATTCCTCGGCCGCCGGGCCCGGTTCGTCGGGCTGTGTGCGCCCGGGAGGCTCGATCGAGGCGAGTGCCTGGTCGGGGCTGGCGCCGCTCAGCAGGTCGGCGGTGATCTCGGCAGTGGCGCGCTGCCATGCCTGTTCGCGCTGCGTCTGCTGGAACAGCCGGGCGTTGTCGATGGCCAGCCCAGCAGCACAGCCCAGGGCCAGAGCGAGCTCCTCGTCCTCGTCGCTGAACGGTGCCGGCCTGGCCTGCAGGCCCATCTTGTCGCCCAGGCACAGGGCGCCGACAGTCTGCCCGCGGGTACGGATCGGCACGCCGAGGGAGGTACGCAGCGGTCCGGGCCCAGGTGCCCACCCGATAGGGACTGGGTGGGCAGTGAGGTCGTCGATCCGCAAAGGCTGATGGGCGTCGGCGATCTGCTGCACAATGCCTTCCTCTCCCAGGCGGCAGTCCTCGACGGCTCCGGAGCCCGCACCGTGGGCGCCTGCCTGGAAGAACCGAGTGAGATCACCGGCGGAATCGAAGACGGCGAGCGCGGCGTAGCGGGCTTGCAACAGGTCCGCAGGCCGTGGTCAGCAGGAGGTCCTGGACCGACGGCAGGAGAGGTGGTGTCGGCGCTGACGGCGAGCACGGCGCGCAGCAGTTCGCGAAGCCGGCCCTGCGTTCGGAGGACCTCGCCCGCGCGGTCGACCAGAACCTGGACTGCACGGTCCAGTTCTAGGCGCGACAGATCCGAAAAACGCAGCAGGTCGGATATGCCGTCGGCTGGGCCGGATCCCGATCCGGCCGGACCTGAGGCCGGGGACCGTGCCATCGGTTCCTCCGAGAGATGCACGGATTTAACTAATAAAGTGAATTTTAGTACCGATTATTCCGGTTCTGGCTGCAGACACTCGGTGTCTGCCCTTGCTGCAGCGACGCTGTGCCAGGGCAGCCGGCCAGCGTTCTCGCTCCTCCGCTTCGGTGGCAGAGTGTGCGTATCCGGTGACGCACACGTGCCATGCGGTATCGCTCGCCGCATCCGTCCCGTCGGCGTCGAAAGCCGCCACGTTCCCATCGAGTATCTGGTGCAGGTGTGCATTCGAACCGCCGACGACCACGATGCCGTCGTCCATCAGGTAGTTCACGGGCACGATTGCCGGCAGAGCACGTTCGGCTACTCGCCCATAGCCGCCCCGCTCGAGCAGTTCCAGGCACCGCTGCTGGTCGAGCCGGTCCATCGACGGCGCACTTCCGTGCATGCCTCAGTGTCCCTCAGTCTCCGCCGGTTCCCACCGGGCTGAATGTCCCTCTTGCCTGCCAGGCGGCCCCATGCGTCTGCCCGCTTATTTTCAAGCGTGGGCGCACTGTCGTGGCGACGGCGGCTGCGACCGTGAGGACCGCATCGTGCCTGCCCCGTCAAGGACCGCCCAGTTTGCGCCCATTGCGAGCTGCGAGAACAGCTTGGGGCGGTTCGTCCCGATGGCCAGAGGGGGCAGGCCTCTGCCGGTGCGGGCCGCACCGCCATGCATTGGCGGTTCGGGCCGAAGCCCGCGCCATACGGACCGAGGTCGATGCCCACGATGACTTCGTCTCGACAGCAGGAACGCTACGTATAGGGGGAAAACGTGTTCGGCCAGGGCCGGTACTGGGCGATGATGTCCGGCGACGTACCCGGCGGGGGCGGCGTATCTGCAAGGTGTGGGAGGGCGTGGGCGCATGGGTGGGTTCATAAGGAGCTCTTTGTTCTATGGCGCAGGCCATCAGCAGGTGTACGAGGCCCTGAGAGATTTCTGGGAAGCGGAGGATTACCGGCTGGCGGATGCCTCGCCCGTCGAAGACGCCTTCACACTGCACCAGACGCGTGACGCGTGGACCGCGCTGAACTGGACGCGCGGCTGGGAATGGGACCTGCGGCGGCGCGCGCAGTTCCACGTCTCGGGCGTACTCGACTGCCCTGGCCTGCTGACCTTCATGTACGACGGTGACAACTGGGGTTACGAGCTTTTCCACCATGGCACTCCGATCGACCAGTTCCTGCAATGGGCGGTCCCTGGTCAGCAGTACTTTTCGAGCGGCTCCGTACAAGGCAACCCGGCTCTGGTGGTCGCTCAATTCCCCATGCTGAACCTGGACCTCGACCATGCACGCGGTTATCTGACCAGCGTGGACGTGGCGGACCCCGCGTACGAAGACTTCGACTTCGAGAGTGACGACCCCAGAAACCGTCGGGTCCGTGCTGGTGACTGGTGGGGGCGTCTGGAGGCCGAGGTGATGTTCGACTTCTGGCGCTTCCTGGGGGTGGAGCCAGCTCCACCGGATGGCAAGTACCTCTTCCCGGCCCCTGGTCTCTTTGAAGCTCCAGCCTGGCGGCGGTTTACGACTCAGCGCGCCGAGCTGCTGTAAACCTGGACTCCGCGGTCACCCAGGCGCGCCAGGCTCCATAAGGCGGGGCGGTCTCTTCTCCTCGTCGGTGAGGATCTCCACCGGCGGGGTCACCGTGACCACGGTGTCGGGTGAGATCGACCAGAGGAGCGCCGGCCCTCTCATCCAAGCCCTTGACCCCGGTTCGCTGGCTGAGAGGGCTCGTGTGGTGGTCGATATGCGGCGTGTGTCCTTCAGGATTCCAGCGGTATCAACGTCTTCCTCATCGCCGGCCGTGACCTTGGCCGGACGGGTGGCTGGCTGCGCCTGGCCGGCGTCCCCGACCCCATCCTGCGCCTCCAGCAGCTGACCGGCATCGACACCGTCCTCGACTGCCGCGCCAGCCTTCGCGATGCTTTGAACGCCTGAACACGCGCGGCAGCACGGCACGTGCGCCAGGGCGGGCCAGGTCGTTGGGCCGGCTGCGTCCGCGATCTGGCTGTGCTCATTGGCGACTTACGGCACTTCCAGGGTGGCCGGGAACGGTGTCGATGAGTTTGGAGGTCGCTGCGGTTCCCGAGCCTGTGCTGGAGTATCGGCGCTCGTCGGGCCGGGCTCTCAGCTGTGGTCGTTGAGGTGATCGCGGGCCGCCTTGGCGAACGTATCGATCGCAGTGCCCATCATTTGGTGTGCCTCGTAGAACCCAAAGGCATCGCTGTTGAGTTGCGAGTCGTCGGCAGCCGCCCAGTGCCCCAGGATGTTGCGGACAAGTAGCCCCGAGTAGGCGATGGGAGGGATCGTGACTACGACTGGTTCGGGACCTTCCATCTGAACAGCCGCTCCGGGGCGCCGGAGATCGCCAAGTGACGTGGTGAGTGCATCGTTGATGGCGATACGCAGGATTTCGTTGCCTGTTGCGCTATCGGGAATGTCGAGCGGCGGTAGGTCGACGGGAAGGCGGCCGTGTGAGCCGGCCCGCACCGGCACGTTGAGTGCGTCGTGGTACTTGGTCGCGGCGGTGTGGAATGTGGCGTAGGCCTCGCGCTGATGCTGGCGGCGTACGGCGTCGATGGCACCTCGGTGGGCAGCGCGGGCTTGTGCGTGGCCGGCAGCGTAGGCGGCGATGGACGCTATGAGAGCCGTAGGGGTGGCTATGAGCGCGGCTGCGATGGCGGGGTCCATGACGGAGCATCCTGCCCGGTCTCCCTGGCCGGTAAGCCGCGCTCTCAGAGCTGGTCGGACGGACGTTTCCACCAGTGCCCACCGCTCACTGCACCACCAGTGCGCACCTTCCCGAAGCGGCGTTGTGGCCGTCCCTAATCCGCGAGCTGGGTACAGAGTCGGATGGATCGGCCGCGGGTGGCTGAGCTGCGGGATTCCGCGCGGCGGCGGCCTCGCCCCGTCCTGCCAACCGGGCACCGCGGATTCTCTCAAGCATGCTGCTGCGCCGCCTCATGGCGCTTTCCGCATCGGCCTGAGCGCTCGGATGGTCGGCGACCGCCGGGCCTGAGAGCGAGGTGCCGTCTCCCGTCTGCACTGCATATCGTGCGCCCAACCTCACGCGCGACGCTTTGGTCATTGAGTAGGCGGTTCGATGGGTGAGCCGCCGAATTGCTGCCACAGCCGCAGGAGTTCCGGGTCGGTCAGCACCGGACGATACGCGATCTCGTCGTTCTGTCCGGTGGTCGGTCTGGCGGGGGCGATCCGTGGGGGAGCGATGTACGGCGGCGCCGGTTCACCTCCGCTGGCGCGGAGAGGACGCGGTGCCGACGGCGGACGGCGTGACCGCGGTGTTCGACCGGCTGCTGTAGCAGTCGCGCCCCGGTGCATGTCACCGACCTGAACTGACATGCCGGGCGGGAGCCGGAAGGTGGAGGCGGGAGCCTTCACCGAGGCCAGGGTCGCGCCGCAGATGCTCGAGGATTCGCGATTGCCCTCTCAGCGCGGCTGGTCTCCTGGCCAAGAAAATCACGCCCGATTTCCTCCCATGCAACGGCCTGTGACTCGGAATGCCGTTTCGGGGAGGCAGAGGAGCTGTCCTGGTTCAACGAACTCCTGTCGGACAAGGCAGCAGACGGATACCAGCACTTCGACGCCCGCGACGACGGCTGGACCGAAGTGTGTCCCTGCCGCGCCCGTCGTACCAACCAGCGACTCGTGAAGGGAGCCGCACCATGACACAGGAACTGCAGGGGATGCGGGTGGGGATTCTGGCCACCGACGGCGTCGAGCGCGTGGAACTCGACCAGCCGCGCGGTGCGCTGCAGGGCGCAGGGGCGAAAACCGAGATCGTCTCGCTCCATCCCGGCGAGATCCAGGCCCGCCAGTTCGACCTCAACGCGGCAGGAACCTTCCCCGTGGACCGCCTGGTCGCCGACGACTACCACGCCCTGCTCCTGCCCGGCGGCACCATGAACCCCGACCGGCTGCGCATGGACCGCGACGCGGTGCAGTTCGTCAGGGACTTCATGGCCAGCGGGAAACCGGTCGCATCGATCTGCCACGGGCCGTGGACCCTGGCGGAAGCCGACGCCGTGCGCGGCCGCCGCCTGACGTCCTGGCCCAGCATCCGCACCGACCTGCGCAACGCCGGCGCGGAGGTCGTCGCCGACCAGGAGGTGGTCGTCGACGGGCAGCTCGTCACCAGCCGCGGCCCGGCCGACCTGCCTGCCTTCTGCGCCGCCGTCGTGGAGCAGTTCGCCCGGGCGCACCACCCCATGCCCGGCTGAACCCGAAGGCCTGGCTGCGGAGA of the Streptomyces sp. 1222.5 genome contains:
- a CDS encoding suppressor of fused domain protein, translating into MPVDAALAARAALREHLHQHFPGQVIDELPGAEGPIAERVPDFRVFRVHPNRPGGWWVYVTSGCWAATQQDGHGTEFFLAAPRDEWLNLESVSMNAYYHCGPNHQRLDVGHTVPIGRPWLDDSRCDHYLISLPYPYGPDYEVCAWDDTAHARILWLLPITKAEKDYRREQGLEALESLFDERAIDPVDPQRPSVV
- a CDS encoding STAS domain-containing protein, coding for MNITTTIDGTTACITPRGDIDFDTLPPLRTAADTLPAHVSDLLWDLSHTPFMDLAGLHLLFTPTLAAPYGRGRRTSVTGLRSQPLRLLLLAADTNPVTFDLARLLPDTPPTDVG
- a CDS encoding GAF domain-containing protein, whose amino-acid sequence is MQARYAALAVFDSAGDLTRFFQAGAHGAGSGAVEDCRLGEEGIVQQIADAHQPLRIDDLTAHPVPIGWAPGPGPLRTSLGVPIRTRGQTVGALCLGDKMGLQARPAPFSDEDEELALALGCAAGLAIDNARLFQQTQREQAWQRATAEITADLLSGASPDQALASIEPPGRTQPDEPGPAAEE
- a CDS encoding pyridoxamine 5'-phosphate oxidase family protein, with the translated sequence MDRLDQQRCLELLERGGYGRVAERALPAIVPVNYLMDDGIVVVGGSNAHLHQILDGNVAAFDADGTDAASDTAWHVCVTGYAHSATEAEERERWPAALAQRRCSKGRHRVSAARTGIIGTKIHFIS
- a CDS encoding type 1 glutamine amidotransferase domain-containing protein — protein: MTQELQGMRVGILATDGVERVELDQPRGALQGAGAKTEIVSLHPGEIQARQFDLNAAGTFPVDRLVADDYHALLLPGGTMNPDRLRMDRDAVQFVRDFMASGKPVASICHGPWTLAEADAVRGRRLTSWPSIRTDLRNAGAEVVADQEVVVDGQLVTSRGPADLPAFCAAVVEQFARAHHPMPG